A single window of Uloborus diversus isolate 005 chromosome 5, Udiv.v.3.1, whole genome shotgun sequence DNA harbors:
- the LOC129221940 gene encoding phosphatidylinositol 3,4,5-trisphosphate 3-phosphatase and dual-specificity protein phosphatase PTEN-like, translating into MMASKIKGLVSKKKRRYKEDGFDLDLTYICNNIIAMGYPAEKLEGVYRNHIDDVARFLDSKHDQHYKIYNLCKERSYDTSKFHQRVAQYPFEDHNPPSLELIKPFCEDVDGWLSKDKKNVAAIHCKAGKGRTGWSMICAYLLHKRMHETAEEALKYYGNARTMNQKGVTIPSQRRYVDYYGELVRNNLVYRPVTLLLKSILMEPIPTFNGGTCSPYFVVYQLKTKLFTSPTLEVKRNQKFLFFEILDPVPVCGDVKIEFRNRPKFGKTEKMFQFWFNTFFVRPEAESLGNSSRTNGCTTSTVSSYLNWNSFSSATRRDQKSSIPYTSFPSSPFSDRNKSSHCEGPVMTLCKNELDKATKDKTNKLFSQDFKVKVMFSNMNDSPLTIALDTESKAQQNIQSTSETASSHGETSSENEMLDTDTETDDDDWETCEATHI; encoded by the exons ACATATGTAACAATATTATTGCAATGGGCTACCCAGCTGAAAAACTAGAAGGTGTCTATAGGAATCATATTGATGACGTTGCCAG gtTTTTAGATTCAAAACATGATCagcattataaaatttataattt ATGCAAAGAACGAAGTTATGATACTAGTAAGTTCCACCAAAGAGTGGCTCAATATCCATTCGAAGATCACAACCCTCCTAGTTTAGAACTTATCAAGCCTTTCTGTGAGGATGTTGATGGCTGGTTatccaaagataaaaaaaatgttgctgcaaTCCACTGTAAAGCAGGAAAG GGTCGGACCGGGTGGTCCATGATTTGTGCATATTTGCTTCATAAACGTATGCATGAAACAGCAGAAGAAGCTTTGAAATATTATGGAAATGCCAGAACAATGAATCAGAAG gGTGTTACTATTCCAAGCCAACGTAGGTATGTTGATTATTATGGTGAACTAGTCAGAAATAATCTTGTATACAGACCAGTTACGCTTCTACTGAAGTCTATACTGATGGAGCCGATACCAACTTTTAATGGTGGAACTTGCA GTCCATATTTTGTTGTATATCAACTGAAAACTAAATTATTTACCTCACCTACTCTTGAAGTTAAACGTAATCAGAAGTtcctattttttgaaattcttgatCCAGTACCTGTTTGTGGTGATGTTAAAATTGAATTTCGCAATCGTCCCAAGTTTGGTAAAACG GagaaaatgtttcagttttggTTTAACACATTCTTTGTCCGACCAGAAGCAGAAAGTTTAGGAAACTCATCGCGAACTAATGGTTGTACTACATCAACAGTTTCATCTTACTTAAATTGGAACAGTTTTTCATCTGCAACAAGAAGAGACCAAAAAAGCAGTATACCTTACACATCATTTCCATCATCACCCTTTTCAGATAGAAATAAAAG cTCACACTGTGAAGGTCCAGTCATGACTTTATGTAAGAATGAATTAGATAAAGCTACAAAAGATAAGACAAATAAGTTATTTAGTCAAGAttttaaa GTCAAGGTTATGTTCAGCAACATGAATGATTCTCCATTAACTATTGCCCTTGATACGGAATCTAAGGCACAGCAGAATATTCAAAGTACCAGTGAAACTGCGAGTAGTCATGGAGAGACAAGTAGTGAAAATGAAATGCTAGATACTGACACAGAGACCGATGATGATGATTGGGAAACCTGTGAGGCTACTCATATATGA